In Besnoitia besnoiti strain Bb-Ger1 chromosome I, whole genome shotgun sequence, the genomic window ACAATTTCCCTGGTTGCTGGTAGCGGCCACGGCGTGTCTTCGATGCACGGGCAACGCAACTTCACTTCTCTGGCAGTGAGCCGTGCGCTAGATCGGTGCTCGGGTTGGGACGGAATCTCAGCAGCAAGGTCCGTCGCCTCCTTTTTTACTTGTCCTCCCTGTATGCGCTTGCCACGTCGTCGTTGAACACGCACGGGGACGACTTTTTCCGTGCCCCTCCAGCTGCTGTGTTCTGCGGGGATCTGCCAGGAGCAGCTGACCCGAGCGCGTGAAGGGGGGTGGTAAAACCCAAaggccgccctcgtcgtgtGCACAATGGCAGACCCTGCACGAAAGCGCCAGGGGGGCGACACATCAACCCGGGCTGGGACTGTGCCAGCCTGCAACCCCCTGTCGGGCTTACCAAACTTTTCAGTACGTGCACAGTGCTTGACAGAATGAAACTCTCGCGTGCGTAGCACACCGCAGCCTATTCGGCTTACCAGAAGCAGATGCGACACACAAGAGGAATTTGCTCCAAAGAGACTCAGGCCGCGACGGAGGCTCAAGCGCATGCCCGCCTGGACGAAGTACATGCAGCTTCACAGTATCCTGCGTTAGTTGATTAGACCCCGAGGCCGGTACCAATGTCTTTCCATACCAACAGTTTGGTCTGCATATTTCCGGGGGGATTTTGCGTGGTCGCACCGTTTGGAATTGCTTGTCAATCAGAACGAGCCCACTGGGGGAAGGACAGCGACTAACGAACTTCCCTGAGGTCCCTTGTCTTGAATTGTACGATTCATCGTGACCTCTACtcgccttttttctgtttgcCGACGCACCCAAATCCCAAAATTCTTTTCCGTCCAGCCAACGGACCCCACCAATGTACACGCGAATACGCCTTGTGCGGAACGTATCGACGCCGCCTTGGCCTTCGGGGCATCTCCGTCAGCATGACAGTTGCTCAGCTCCCATTCAGACAACTCTTCGTATTGCTGTACGAGTCGGCAGCGTTTTCTTGTTCAGTTTTAGTTGGCgtggccgctgcgtcgctcacTCCACCCGCCTCTGGTGCGCCATccagcgcgcctccagcgatGTACTCAGCACGAGGCGTCCCCTGTAGGCGACGCCCATGTTTCAATCGGAGGTCCATGGCAGGCTTTActtgcgtctcctcctgTGGCCTCGTATGTCTTTCCTCTCCTGCGCACGCACCAGGGCCCGCTATTTTCCCTTCTCCTGTGACTCGCGTGTAGCGGTGAAGACGATAGTGGCTTGCCATTCTTCTGCTTGTCCGGGTTCAACTCAGCTTCTACTGAGACCTGGTCTTCAGCGCGTCGTTGTGTCTTGCTCGGCCTGTCGTTCTCGGGCTTTGAAACGGCTGACGCGTTTGACTGCAAACTTGTGGGCAACCTCAACGTCCTCAGGGTCGCCTTCGGCACAGACACCTCAAATATGCCcggcgaagcgaaggccgccCACGGCGAGtgtgctgcgcgtcgcttgGTCTGGTAACACTGTCTCTCCTGCCACGAAGTGGAGCCGCAATGGTGTTGACGCGAGAAGAGGTTTCGGCTTCTTCCACTTCGTCCAACCGACTTCgacccgcgagcgccggagCTCCAGATCCTTTTCCTGCGACCAGGGGTTTTCAAAGCCAGGAGGAACCTACTGacgcttccttcctctcggACAGAAACGCCTGGGGCAGGCTCGGAGCGGACGGACGGGAGTCTTCCGCCGAGTGTGGACGCACACCGGACtcagcgtcttccgcgtATTCTCACTTCCGCCGTGAGAAAGCAACAAACCCTTGGAATGTCaccggagaagagaggactGACACGAGCACGCACCCGAGCCGGGCAATGTCTCAGGCGTGCGGTTCGTTCGCCGGGTCGCTTCGCGTCTCGGGGCAGGAAATGGAGAGGCCGGgaaagccgcagaggagcgcaGTCCTGCCAAAACGAAACCATAGCAGACCGCTGGTGCCTTCCGCTGCTACAGAGCCACGGGGGGACAGGATGGCCGTGGCGCCGTCTCGGCGGAGATCGCCTCGACTTGAGAAATTCGGTTTAAAGAGAGGAAtcgacggcagcggcagtGCTTCGCCAGTGCTCGGACGCCCCGCTGCCTGGGCGAACGGGCGCGCTCCATTGTCTTGCTCCGCCGCTGAGCCTCCTGGACGGAAGGATACAAAACACGTTTGCAGGGGATGCTCACGTGgagtctgtctctgctgtgtAGCAGCAAAACagcgcgccggaggagagCTGGAGAAAAGTGCGTCAATCGCGTCTAGAGGGCGGAAACAAATGGCTCCAGCGGACACAAAGCACATCACAAACGGGAAgggcgcgccagagaggcggagctcTCGACCCTTGGCGACTGCGTCGCGAGTGAACcgtgcgacggcgagacTGAGGGGGGAAGTTGAGTCAGGCAGCAGTGAGCCTGTAGCTAGACCGTCTGAGGGACCAGCAGAACACGCTCAAGGGTCTCACATGGGACTGACGGTCAGCCTGTCCACCAGACACTACCCAAAGGGGCAAGGAGCTGCACGGGCGGATGAGGCACAAGAgcctcctgcgtctgcccCCTGTTCTCGTCCCATTTTCTGCACGCCGACAGGAGGGACGTCGCGGGCTTCATCAACTGCTGACGGCCGGCTAAGCTTGGAACGTACTACGCTTTTCTGTCGAACCCCTGCCTCCGACTGCTCAGTTTTCTCCGCCACGCCAGGCGACCGGCCGTTtgcttcgccctcgtctttTCCGTCCACTACTGCTCCGCCTCCTAGTCGGCCGCAACCGACGCCTGCCTCAGCCACCAGCCccggcgagccgcctgcgtcgagtGTGCCTCTCTTCCAGAGCCGTAGAACCACTTCAGCAATCCCGTTCGGAGCCACCAGCATGCTTGCGAGTTTGCAAGGCACCCCTGTGACCCGCTCTCCTGCCAGAGACCCTCCGCCCCTGTCTCAAtggcctctgcgacgctcctccgctgcgtcagCCGGTTACGAGAACGAGGTTTCCTGCCTCAGTGTGAAACGAGTCGCAGCAAGCACGGCGAGAAATGGCTGCCGCGCGTTGGAAACGAGTCCGTTGCCGTCTCatgaggaggcagaggatgGTTCCGCGCGAACGACTTTTGAGGCAGGAACACCCTTACAGTGCCAGCGAGggcagagacgcacacgTAGTCCGATCCATTTTACTTCAGGCCACTTCTCTCTTGCTTCGGAGACTAGAGTCAAGAGTGGTGGGACCCGAAGAATGATTGAGGCGACTGGCACTCCCGATTGGGGCGGAGTTCGACACCACGAAGGGCAGGCAGCACCTCCGCCCAGCCAAAACAGCACTCAGCAAGAAACTGAATTCTCAGGGGAGAATCAAGAAGGCGCAAGCTTCAGGCAGGCATTCACTGGACGGCGTGTAACTTCGCATGGGAACCAGGAGCCAACGTCCGGAGGAGGATGGAGAGTGGAGCAGGAGCATCAACCGAGCGATCTGTCTTGCTCACCGCGAGGACTAGGCTCCATCCACCCAGGATTGTGTCCCGAGTCCGCACCTCTACGTTCCTTaagaggcagcgacgaccCGGATGGGACACACTCGCGAAATACAGAGCGGCGCACCCGCAGCAAGAGACCAAGGGAACCCTCTGGCCGAACGCAGGCGGAGATGCCAGTCCTGCTCGGTCGTTTATCCGTCAGAGCCGACAGAGGCGTCGAGAGTTCTGGCGTTTCCGTCTGCGTGCCTCACGCTGACGTGAggggagcagcagcggcaacggcgcgcagcagaacggacggcgctgcgagcgacaaagcagctgcagctgatGCCGTCTGCGGACTCGCGGACCAGAAGCAAGGAGCCGAGCGGAGCTggtgcgcagccgcagagcggGTAGACACAGGAGAGGATCGGCGATGCAAGCAGAGTGTCGGCGAATCGCAGGAGGTGATGCCAgccggcgagaagagagagtgTGAGGAGGGCAAGGGCTCGACACACATGGGCCGTCAAACTGCACTGCGTTCAAGGCACGCACGAAGTTCGTCGCGCATTTCGTCTCTACATCGAGCCACATACAGAAGAGAGAACTGCACAGAGTCGTCTGCCCGCGTTCGACGTCAACCTGAAAGGCAGACGTGGCGCAATAGTGACGACGAAGAAAACCGTGAGAGACAGGAATGCGGCCCCAGCGAAGGTGACGAATGTGAAAAGACGCGTCCGTTGCGCGGGAGCGCACTCGGGACACAGCAGCAACCTACGGAGTCAGAGGAGGTGCGGCCGACACAGGCTTCTTGCGCCGCATCTTCTCCCTCGTGCAATCGAGAGAAAGGCTCTCCTACTGCGGGTCGCTTTtcagaaagaggaggcggcgccaggcaTAACACGCAACCGGCTGCAGTGCTGGATTCTCCTTTACTTGCTACTTCTTCGGTTGCAGGTCGCCTGTCGTCAAATGTGTGTGCGTATTCGTCACTGCGTGGAAATCCACTGGAATCGCCTCAAAGCTCCCTTCGGAGAGCCTCGTCCCTTCGGAGAGCGTCGTCCCCTCGGGGCGGAACGGAGTCGTCTCTTTATCTGAAGGGTCGAATCAAGGAACCGTGGATGCAGCGTGAAGCGAGCTCTTCGCAGCTAGGCGGCCTGAGATCCGAGACCGAGTTCGCCGGGAAGAATCCGGTCTACGGACAGGAAACGACTGCGCAGGCAGTCCTGCGTTGCAGAGAGGACTCCTTCCAACTTCAGTGGAGCCGGGACTGGGCGTCGCGTGAACCGGCCAGGCGGGATCCGGGAACGAAACAGGGGTGGCGCTTCCTCAGGGACATCCGCACGTTTGCAGACGATTCTCATTCTTCGCTGCTGTCCACGAATGCACAGCGACAAAggacgaaggcagaggagaacgGAAGGAGCAGTTTTTCGGACCGGTGCATACAGACTCCTATCACGCGTTCGATCTCAGCTCCCGgctgcgagccgcggagccccGGTCGGTCGCAGAGGAACGGCACCGATCTCGGAGACAGGAGACCGAAGGCAGAGGGACGGCGACCCGTGATTTCTGCGCCTGACGGCTTTGCGAGgtcggaggccgcgcgcagtGCGTTTCCCACGCTCTGCCTCCCTGGGAGGGAGACTGGGCGGATGGAGCGAGGGCCTCGCCCGAAAGACagagcagcgagcgagagaacGGACGCCATCGCGGGTGGTGAACAACCCCTCTCGCGGGACATGCTAGCCCGAAGCTTTCGGCGCTCCCTTCGCTTACCGTCGATGACCAGTCACTTCGGCGAGCCTACGGCGACCGCTGACAGAGCAGAGCCGGAGGGACCGCGGTTGCCGAAGTCTGCGAGGTCtctttcctcgccttcgctgtctgATTCCTTGTCCAGCTGCACATATTTCTCCAACCGGGTGGAGCAGCCCTCCCACTGCAGCAGAGCCTCAGACCCAGGCCCTTCCTCTCCGTGTCGTCCCGCGTTGCCGTCGCAACGAAACAACCAGAAACCCAGCAACAGCATCAGCACCTTCTCGCAGCGAGCTTCAGCTGCTCCGTCTCCCGCCGGAGAGCGGCTGACTTCAGTGCTTGCCAGAGCCGACGAATCTGTAGGCGCGAGAGTCAGTGGAcacgcgctggaggcgacaGGCGATCGCCGTAAGCGAATTCCGTCAGCTGCAAGCAAATGCGAAAACCGCCTGTCCAGGCCTCAACATTACGGCATCCGCGTGGTAAGCCCCCGCAGCCCTGGCTCACCGGGTTCCCCAACATCCGTTCGCCAGCCGTTGTCAGAGGCAAGCTCTAGGGCACTGTGTGCGTGTTTGAGGATTCCAAGGGGCAGCTCTCGGATGAGCGTGCGGAGGAGTGGCGGCACAAACAGAGGAGCGGGGAAACAAGGAATTAGTCTGTCGTCCAACAACACGGACGAAACCGTTGGCTGCTCGATTGACGAGCGTATTGGACGCATGGAAGGTCGCCACATTTACCACGATGTCGAGACTTATCCATCAGGTGCCCGGGAGGGGCTTGCATCTCAAGCGGGAACGCAAGCTGACCAAGCGCGAAAAAGCGTGGAGGCCGTCATACTCCCCCCACACCAGTCACGGCCCAGCTTCCTGATTAGTCCCACATTTAGTGCCCCGTTGCCCCCGCGCCGAACTCCTTCGTTCGACGGGGGTCGTAGTCTGGCAGTCGATGCCGAGAAAGAAGCCAAGGCAACAGCTGAGGGTGAAAGGACGCGAGAGCAACTCAACGCACGAGGAACTACGGCCTACATCAGTGAAACTTGCCGGCCGAAGCTGGAGGCGGGAGAGCGGCGGTCGTGCTCCAGCCCCTCTCTTCGGACTCGCTCCGCTTGCCTGCATATTTCTGCATCGGGCATCGTTCGTTGGGGAACCGTCACCGCGGGAGGCCGTGACGCGGACGGCCGGAGTGCGACAAAGCCAACGCTGGTAGAGCTGACTGCAGCAGACAGCAGAGTTCTGCATCAAATCCGAAGCGCCACAcctggcgcggcgtcgtGGACGGTGGGAGCAGAAAAACGCTTTTGTGGAGATAATGCCCTTGACGGCAGCAcgggcggctcgccttcCCCGCAGGCTTCTCCAGGCCCTGAGAATGTCGACGGCCAGCAGGCGCTCAATCCAAACTACCAGCATCGACCTGGGGCTTCCTCCCGAGATTCAATGGTTGACTCAAATTCTCCGCAAGAGCCTCGCGGATCGAGCCGGTGCAATGTGTGGCGGTTgaacgcgagagaggatcgaggcggagagcgccgtGAGTCAAGAATGCACAGTTCAAGCCACGTACAACGAGACGACTCTAACGCATATGATACACAGAGTGTGTTCCCAGAGGAACAAGGTGCCATATCTGAGagagcccgcggcgcagaaaTTCCCGTTTCCCGCTACcacgcggcgcgtcgcttaTCTACGGCCCTCCTACacaggcgcgccggcagcactGAGCTTGAGACAGAGTGCCAAGGCTCACACGTGGTCACGCGCTCTTCCTTTGACGATACTTCTGTCGTGCGCAGAACTGTGTGGGAAGTGCGCCCTGGTCGATCCGTCTGCAGGTGCCCGGTTCAGCCGGACGCAACCCagcccgcctctgcgcgctcctCTTCAGGCGCTATGGGAGGACAGAAATCAACACATTGCGTGGGCGCCTCTGTCAagctgcagcgaggagcGGGCGCAGCGTTGTGCGTGGAGCTCGTGCcgtgcggcctctgcggtgGCTTCCCTGAAGCCCGGTTTGTGAGCGAATACGGAAATGCACTGTGACAGCGCTGCATTCAATTCTGTAAACAGGACTTTCGCAAGTGAAGCACTTGTGTGCAATGAAACGACGAGAGGACTTGAGAAATGAAGGCAACAATTGTGATAGCGTCGTACCGTGCAAAACACCGAGATCCGCCTATTTGGTGGTCCAACTGCGAAACGTATATAGGCTTTTCCGTTGCTGCAAGAACCTTATCCGAATCGACGTTCAGATGCACGGTCGACCCTCACATCAGTAAGCCGTTTACGCGGCTCTCGAAGACCTTCCCTTGCGCGCGCACGACTGTCAACTCTGATTACATTATGTAGTAGTGAATGCCCGCCAGGATACGAGCGCCGTTATTAACGTTTGAACAGCAGAAACGGTTGGCCCTGTTGCGCATCCTTCGACTAGGCGTCGTCTACAACACAGCGCTGGCGACTGCCGTTCAAAGGCGTACGGCGTCTAGCTAAAGTGTGCTGAGATTGCTCCAGAGTTGAGCTGCTGTCGGCTACAGAAGCGAAAGTAGTCATCTGTAGAGCGTTCAGTACGCAGGATGCAGCCCGCAGCGGGGTGCGAACCACTGCACCATGCAGCGTAGCGCatcgccgcgagggcgaagacgtgTTTGGCGGCAGGCGGACCGTGGTGGCCTGGGAACCTCTGCTGCTCCAGCCCGAACCTTGTGGACGCACATTATAGGTCCGCGTGATGCATACCGGGAAGATCACTTCCTACGCCCCCTAAACACGGAGAACGCGAACACCCACGCAAGGATAGCTGTTTTGAGATCGACTGGAAGCAAAACAGCGGAAAAGGCTCTTTCGTTAAAAAAGACGCCAAATTCGACGCAAATAGAGACACAAAATTACAGGACAAACGGTCAACGCGTGAATGCGCAATCACTTGAAAAGCACCTTTTGACATACGACGACCGACTCGGGACGCACCAAAGCTGTCTCGAGGCATGCTCTACACACGAGTAAGAGAACGACAAGAGGATCCCGTGCGCTCCCTCCGAAGAAAGGGCAATAAAACCCAACTTTGGTACCACTGATTGCAAGTATCGCGCCATAGACATCTTCAGCGGAGATAGAAAATATACGAGCTATAATAAGATAGTGTGTCGCATGGACCTTTACTTTTGCTAGGAGCGAAAAAGCGGAGTCACCAACAATAAGAGGCTCCCAGGTGCTTCTACGGGCTCAGCCACAACGAAAGCACGCCCTCTGTTTTCTGCAAGCATGAATCCCTAACCATCGTGTGCCTCTCTGTCACACAGAACAATATTACCCGTCTACCATTGTGAAATGCTTGCCCATGTAATGCGCACAAGAAGTGAGAAAATAACATGAAATCTGCCTGCGGATACAGGCAGCAAAATCAAAAAACTATGAAATACGTGCAACACATCCACCCGGCGGGTAGAGAAGCCGCACAACGTGGATGACCCCCTACACAGGGAAGACGCAAACAAAGAGTCGCTCAGCAACGACAAGCGCATACCGCGTGCATGTTTTCTCTACATTACTCTTCTCCCTTATCTTCACGCCGTGAGCCTTTCTCACCTAGACAAGGGCCGTGATAGCGAGAGACACCGAACCACGTAAACGACGACGGTCGGTGATCTCCCCCTACCTGCGGCGCGAATGTTGGGCTTCCAGGAGCGGCTCACCAAGCAAATCGCACGGATTACTGAACCGCTTGACGCTTCCCTCGTCACACATCGCTCCAGCTCCAACTCGATCTGCCGTAATGTATGAAAATCATGGGGGGACCGTAGCCCAGGATCCCTGCAGCAACTGCTGCCACGGCCCCAAGAAACACTCGTGGACACAGCCTTTCTCACTGGGTGTGAGTGctggcgtgcgcg contains:
- a CDS encoding hypothetical protein (encoded by transcript BESB_002180), whose product is MVLTREEVSASSTSSNRLRPASAGAPDPFPATRGFQSQEEPTDASFLSDRNAWGRLGADGRESSAECGRTPDSASSAYSHFRREKATNPWNVTGEERTDTSTHPSRAMSQACGSFAGSLRVSGQEMERPGKPQRSAVLPKRNHSRPLVPSAATEPRGDRMAVAPSRRRSPRLEKFGLKRGIDGSGSASPVLGRPAAWANGRAPLSCSAAEPPGRKDTKHVCRGCSRGVCLCCVAAKQRAGGELEKSASIASRGRKQMAPADTKHITNGKGAPERRSSRPLATASRVNRATARLRGEVESGSSEPVARPSEGPAEHAQGSHMGLTVSLSTRHYPKGQGAARADEAQEPPASAPCSRPIFCTPTGGTSRASSTADGRLSLERTTLFCRTPASDCSVFSATPGDRPFASPSSFPSTTAPPPSRPQPTPASATSPGEPPASSVPLFQSRRTTSAIPFGATSMLASLQGTPVTRSPARDPPPLSQWPLRRSSAASAGYENEVSCLSVKRVAASTARNGCRALETSPLPSHEEAEDGSARTTFEAGTPLQCQRGQRRTRSPIHFTSGHFSLASETRVKSGGTRRMIEATGTPDWGGVRHHEGQAAPPPSQNSTQQETEFSGENQEGASFRQAFTGRRVTSHGNQEPTSGGGWRVEQEHQPSDLSCSPRGLGSIHPGLCPESAPLRSLRGSDDPDGTHSRNTERRTRSKRPREPSGRTQAEMPVLLGRLSVRADRGVESSGVSVCVPHADVRGAAAATARSRTDGAASDKAAAADAVCGLADQKQGAERSWCAAAERVDTGEDRRCKQSVGESQEVMPAGEKRECEEGKGSTHMGRQTALRSRHARSSSRISSLHRATYRRENCTESSARVRRQPERQTWRNSDDEENRERQECGPSEGDECEKTRPLRGSALGTQQQPTESEEVRPTQASCAASSPSCNREKGSPTAGRFSERGGGARHNTQPAAVLDSPLLATSSVAGRLSSNVCAYSSLRGNPLESPQSSLRRASSLRRASSPRGGTESSLYLKGRIKEPWMQREASSSQLGGLRSETEFAGKNPVYGQETTAQAVLRCREDSFQLQWSRDWASREPARRDPGTKQGWRFLRDIRTFADDSHSSLLSTNAQRQRTKAEENGRSSFSDRCIQTPITRSISAPGCEPRSPGRSQRNGTDLGDRRPKAEGRRPVISAPDGFARSEAARSAFPTLCLPGRETGRMERGPRPKDRAASERTDAIAGGEQPLSRDMLARSFRRSLRLPSMTSHFGEPTATADRAEPEGPRLPKSARSLSSPSLSDSLSSCTYFSNRVEQPSHCSRASDPGPSSPCRPALPSQRNNQKPSNSISTFSQRASAAPSPAGERLTSVLARADESVGARVSGHALEATGDRRKRIPSAASKCENRLSRPQHYGIRVVSPRSPGSPGSPTSVRQPLSEASSRALCACLRIPRGSSRMSVRRSGGTNRGAGKQGISLSSNNTDETVGCSIDERIGRMEGRHIYHDVETYPSGAREGLASQAGTQADQARKSVEAVILPPHQSRPSFLISPTFSAPLPPRRTPSFDGGRSLAVDAEKEAKATAEGERTREQLNARGTTAYISETCRPKLEAGERRSCSSPSLRTRSACLHISASGIVRWGTVTAGGRDADGRSATKPTLVELTAADSRVLHQIRSATPGAASWTVGAEKRFCGDNALDGSTGGSPSPQASPGPENVDGQQALNPNYQHRPGASSRDSMVDSNSPQEPRGSSRCNVWRLNAREDRGGERRESRMHSSSHVQRDDSNAYDTQSVFPEEQGAISERARGAEIPVSRYHAARRLSTALLHRRAGSTELETECQGSHVVTRSSFDDTSVVRRTVWEVRPGRSVCRCPVQPDATQPASARSSSGAMGGQKSTHCVGASVKLQRGAGAALCVELVPCGLCGGFPEARFVSEYGNAL